Within Amycolatopsis sp. FDAARGOS 1241, the genomic segment CGGTAGCGATCCAGCAGCGAGCGGCGCTCCGGTTCCAGGGTGGCGCGGTAGGCCGCCAGCAGCGCGCCCAGTCCCTCCCGGGCCCGGGCGACGTCCTCCGGCCGGCTCGACAGCTCCTCCATCGGCAGCACGATCGGCGGATCGGGGGCGATCCGCACTTCGCCGTCGCGGACGACCGTGAAGCGCCGCAGCGCGCCGAGGTTGTCCTTGTTGTGGGCCGAAGCCACGTTCTTCTGCATCTCCTTGCGCCGGTGCCCGCGCAAGCGGCCGGCGTACATCTGGTTCACGAGGTCGATGTCGGCGTGCGCGTACCACACCTCGAGCGCGGTCTGCCCACCGAACTCCCGCATCGCGGTCCGGTACTGGGCCACCGAATCGGTGACGACCCGCCGGCACTCGTGCTCGGTGAACCCGTTCTGCCGGCTCGCGACCTCCAGGCTCGCGGCGAGCCGCTTGACGTCCCACTCCCACGGGCCGGGCAGCGTCTCGTCGAAGTCGTTGATGTCGAACACGAGCTTGCGCTCGGGCGAGGCGAACACGCCGAAGTTCATCAGGTGCGCGTCGCCGCACACCTGCACCCGCAGCCCCGAGACCGGCGTGCCGGACAGGTCGCTCGCCATCGGCAGGGCGGCGCCGCGGAAGAACGTGAACGGCGAGACCGACATGCGCCCGTAGCGGATCGGCAGCAGCTGGGCCACACGCGTGGCGTCCTGACGGGCCAGCAGGTCCAACGGGGCGGGTGCCTTCGGGTCGCGGGTGAACCCGGCGTGGCTCGAGCGCGGAGTCGCCGCGCGGGCCGCCTTGCCCTTCGCCGCCCGCTCCTCCCGGCTCTCGCTGCGGATTTCGGTCGCTGTGCGCTCACTGGTGACAGCCATCGACGGAGCATCCCCCTCCGGCGGCGTGGCTTTCCTCGCCCGCACGGGGTGAGACGAGGCATCATCCGGACGGGGTGACGACACCCCGCTCCGCCGCGCTCAGGGTCGGCAGCGGGAACGCCCGGCGAAAGGCGGTGGCCCATGAGCAGGCCGTCCGGTGAAGCCACCCGTCCGTCGATCACCCGGCGCCTGTGCGCGCTGGGTGCTCTCCTCGCGCTCGCCGCCGCGTTCGTCGTCGCGATCACCGCTCTGGTGCGCAATCCCGTCGAACTCGCGATCGCGGTGGTGCTGCTCGTCATCGCGACCGTGGCCGCCTGGGCCGCGCTGGTGCGCCGCCGGGCCGCCCGGATCGTGCTGGCGATCGTCGCGGTGGTCGCGCTCGGCGCGATCGCGGCTCTGCCGGACCTGCGCACTTTCGTGGTGCTGCCGCTGGTGCTCGTGCTCGGCTTGCTCGCGGCCGCGGCCGCACGGGTCGCGCTGGGCAAGGACCTCGCGACACCGGTCGAGGCCGGGCGCGTCGGCCCCGCGCGCCGCGGCGTGCTGCTGATGAACCCGCGCTCCGGCGGCGGGAAGGTCGCGCAGTTCGACCTCGAGAACGTGGCCCGCTCGCGGGGCATCACGCCGGTCGTCCTGCACCGGGGCGACGATCTGCGGGCGCTGGCCGAAGAGGCGGCGGCGCACGCGGACGTGATCGGGATGGCCGGCGGCGACGGCTCGCAGGCACTGGTGGCCGACGTCGCGCGGCGCCACGGCCTGCCGTTCGTGTGCGTGCCGGCCGGCACCCGCAACCACTTCGCCCTCGACCTCGGGCTCGACCGCGAGAACGTCGTCGCCGCGCTGGACGCGTACGGCGAGGCCTTCGAACGCCGCATCGACCTGGCCCTGATCGGCGACCGGGTGTTCGTGAACAACGCGTCGCTCGGCGTGTATGCGACGGTGGTGCAGTCGCCGGGTTACCGCGACGCCAAGGTCTCGACCGTCGCCGGCCAGCTGCCCCAGCTGCTGGGCCCCGACAGCGAGCACTTCGACCTGAGCTACCGCACACCCGACGGCGGCGACCGGCCACCGGCGGACATCGTGCTCGTGTCCAACGGTCCCTACCGCCTCGACCGGCTCACCGGCTTCGGCACACGCGAACGGCTCGATACCGGCGCGCTCGGCATCGTCACCGTGAGCGTCGACCGCGCGCGCGATCTGCCGACGCTCATCACCGCCGAGCTCACCGGGCAGATCGCGCGCTACCCCGGCTACCGGTCGTGGGAGACCGGGGAGTTCGTGGTGAGCTCGGGGCAGTCCCTTGTGGACATCGGCGTCGATGGGGAGGCGCTGAAGCTCGAGCCACCCCTGCGGTTCCGGTCGCTGCCCGGCGCGCTGCGGGTCCGCGTACCGGTCGACGCCCCCGGCTCCGCACCCGCCGCGCTCGCGCCGAAGGGCATGCGCGACGCCGTCCGCGCGCTGTTCCGCGTACTCGCCGGACGGCCCGCGGGCTGAGGTCCGGCAACAGCCTCATCCACACCGGGCGAAGCGCCCACGCACCCGGGCACCGAAGATGTGCGGCCACGAGAAGGGAGCGGACGATGACCGTACAGTCGCCGCCGGGCCCCGTCACCCGCGAATCGGGCTGGGCCAGCCTGATCGTGTTTGGCGCCGTGATGATGTTCCTCGTCGGGGCCTTCTCGGTCGTCGAGGGCCTCACCGCGCTGTTCGACGACCAGTACTTCGTCACCACCCCGCACGGCGCGCTCTTGTTCGACCTCACCGGCTGGGGCTGGATCCACTTCGTCATGGGGATCATCGCCGTGCTGACCGGGCTCGGACTGCTCGCCAAGGCGTGGTGGGCGCGCTACCCCGCCGTCGCGCTCGCCGCGCTCAGCGCGGTGGCGCACCTGGCCTTCCTGCCCGCGGCTCCGTTCTGGGCGGTCATCGTGCTCACCCTCGACGTGCTGGTCATCTGGGCGCTGATCGCCCATGGCGAAGACGCGCTCAGCCGCCGCCCCTGAGGCGCAGACCCGGCCACCCGGCTCGCTGATCCGCTGGGCGTCCGGCGTGGCGCAGCACCACCTCGCGCGCGAGCTGCCGCAGCGCTGGGCCCACGTGCAGGGCGTCGCGGCGTGCGCGCGGCGGGTCGGCCACGCGCTGCTGCCCCAGGACGAGATGGAACTGCTCGTGGCCACGGCGCTGCTGCACGACATCGGGTACGCGTCCGGGCTCGTCGCGTCCGGCTACCACCCGCTCGACGGCGCGCGGTTCCTCATCGCGGCCGCGGCCCCGGACCGGCTGGTGCACCTCGTGGCGCACCACTCCGCGGCCATCTTCGTCGCCGAGCAGCGCAGCCTCGCCGGCGAGCTCGCCGAGTTCACGGACGAGCGGACGGTGCTGCGCGACGCCCTGTGGTTCTGCGACATGCACACGAGCCCCGGCGGCCACCCGACGTCGTTCGAGGAGCGCATCACGAGCCTCCGCACGCGCCACAGCCCCGACTCGGACTTCGCGCGCGCACTCGACGCCGGCGGGTTGAGCGCCCGCCGGGACGCGGTCCGGCGCACCGAGCTGCGGCTCGGCGCCGCGGCCGCGCGGAAGCGCTCACGGTGAGTCTCACCCCGTGGGGGCGAGGCGCGCGGCCACCCGCGGGGCGACGGTGAACCACGGCGCAGACCCGAACCCGGCAGGAGACAACTATGACGACGCTGACGGTGTGGAAGTTCGACAGCCCCGAGGGAGCGGACAACGCGGCCACGACCCTCCAGAGCCTGGCCAAACAGGAACTCATCTCGATCCACGACGCGGCGACCGTGTCGTGGCCGGAGGGCGCGAAGAAGCCGAAGACGCGCCAGCTGCGCAACCTCACCGCCGGCGGAGCCATGAGCGGCATGTTCTGGGGCATGCTGTTCGGGCTGATCTTCCTGGTGCCGTTCATCGGCGCCGCGATCGGCGCGGCCACGGGCGCGCTCGCCGGCTCGCTGACCGACGTGGGCATCGACGACGACTTCATCAAGTCCGTGCGCGACAAGACCACCCCCGGCACGTCGGCACTGTTCCTGATGTCCAGCGACGCCGTGGTGGACAAGGTGAAGGCCGCGGTCGAGGCAGGCGGGCACAAGCCCGAGCTCCTGCAGTCCAACCTGTCGGCGGAGCAGGAAGCTTCGCTGCGGGAGATGATGTCGAGCTGACCTCGCGACGAGGGGGCCGGTCATGGCCGAGAGCACTGAGCACCTCACCCCGGTGACCGATGACGAACGGGCCGAGCTGGAACAGCTCCGCCGCGAAGTCGCCGAACTGCGGACGACCCGCGCCCGCCGGCCGTGGTTCAGCTGGCGGCCCGTGGTGTCGTCGATCCTCATCGTGCTCGGCTGCATCCTGGCCCCGCTCGCGCTCACGTCGGTGTGGGTGAACAACCAGATCTCCGACACCGACCGCTTCACGGCCACCATGAGCCCGCTGATCCGCGACCCGTCGGTGCAGGCGGCCGTGACCAACCGGGTCACCGACGCGAT encodes:
- a CDS encoding DUF1269 domain-containing protein, with amino-acid sequence MTTLTVWKFDSPEGADNAATTLQSLAKQELISIHDAATVSWPEGAKKPKTRQLRNLTAGGAMSGMFWGMLFGLIFLVPFIGAAIGAATGALAGSLTDVGIDDDFIKSVRDKTTPGTSALFLMSSDAVVDKVKAAVEAGGHKPELLQSNLSAEQEASLREMMSS
- a CDS encoding diacylglycerol kinase family protein, encoding MSRPSGEATRPSITRRLCALGALLALAAAFVVAITALVRNPVELAIAVVLLVIATVAAWAALVRRRAARIVLAIVAVVALGAIAALPDLRTFVVLPLVLVLGLLAAAAARVALGKDLATPVEAGRVGPARRGVLLMNPRSGGGKVAQFDLENVARSRGITPVVLHRGDDLRALAEEAAAHADVIGMAGGDGSQALVADVARRHGLPFVCVPAGTRNHFALDLGLDRENVVAALDAYGEAFERRIDLALIGDRVFVNNASLGVYATVVQSPGYRDAKVSTVAGQLPQLLGPDSEHFDLSYRTPDGGDRPPADIVLVSNGPYRLDRLTGFGTRERLDTGALGIVTVSVDRARDLPTLITAELTGQIARYPGYRSWETGEFVVSSGQSLVDIGVDGEALKLEPPLRFRSLPGALRVRVPVDAPGSAPAALAPKGMRDAVRALFRVLAGRPAG
- a CDS encoding HD domain-containing protein gives rise to the protein MAKTRSAAAPEAQTRPPGSLIRWASGVAQHHLARELPQRWAHVQGVAACARRVGHALLPQDEMELLVATALLHDIGYASGLVASGYHPLDGARFLIAAAAPDRLVHLVAHHSAAIFVAEQRSLAGELAEFTDERTVLRDALWFCDMHTSPGGHPTSFEERITSLRTRHSPDSDFARALDAGGLSARRDAVRRTELRLGAAAARKRSR
- a CDS encoding DUF2252 domain-containing protein produces the protein MAVTSERTATEIRSESREERAAKGKAARAATPRSSHAGFTRDPKAPAPLDLLARQDATRVAQLLPIRYGRMSVSPFTFFRGAALPMASDLSGTPVSGLRVQVCGDAHLMNFGVFASPERKLVFDINDFDETLPGPWEWDVKRLAASLEVASRQNGFTEHECRRVVTDSVAQYRTAMREFGGQTALEVWYAHADIDLVNQMYAGRLRGHRRKEMQKNVASAHNKDNLGALRRFTVVRDGEVRIAPDPPIVLPMEELSSRPEDVARAREGLGALLAAYRATLEPERRSLLDRYRLVDVAHKVVGVGSVGTRCWMILLLGNDDHDPLFLQAKEAGPSVLEEFAGPSEYDNSGRRVVVGQRLMQTVSDIFLGWIRAAGIVDGKQRDFYLRQLRDWKGSARVDTLDPRDMTTYGLLCAWTLARAHARTGDSVAIGSYLGSSESFDRAIAEFARDYADQNEKDHAALLKAIKTGAVQADSSR